A single Equus quagga isolate Etosha38 chromosome 8, UCLA_HA_Equagga_1.0, whole genome shotgun sequence DNA region contains:
- the NAPEPLD gene encoding N-acyl-phosphatidylethanolamine-hydrolyzing phospholipase D, with product MDENESSQSLMTSSQYPKEAVRKRQNSARSSGGSDSSRFSRKSFKLDYRLEEDVTKSKKGKDGRFVNPWPSWKNLSIPNVLRWLIMEKDHSGVPSSKEELDKELPVLKPYFVDDPEQAGVREAGLRVTWLGHATVMVEMDELVLLTDPVFSSRASPSQYVGPKRFRRPPCTVSELPRVDAVLISHNHYDHLDHNSVVALNERFGNELRWFVPLGLLDWMQKCGCENVIELDWWEENCVPGRDKVTFVLTPSQHWCKRTLMDDNKVLWGSWSVLGPWNRFFFAGDTGYCSGFEEIGRRFGPFDLAAIPIGAYEPRWFMKYQHVDPEEAVRIHIDVQAKKSVAIHWGTFALANEHYLEPPLKLSEALERYGLKTEDFFVLKHGESRYLNTDEN from the exons AtggatgaaaatgaaagcagCCAGTCCTTGATGACAAGCAGCCAATACCCCAAAGAAGCAGTAAGAAAACGCCAGAATTCAGCACGGAGTTCTGGCGGGAGCGATTCTTCAAGGTTCTCCAGGAAAAGTTTCAAACTGGATTACAGACTAGAGGAAGATGTCACCAAGTCAAAGAAAGGGAAGGATGGAAGATTTGTCAACCCTTGGCCATCGTGGAAAAATCTGTCTATTCCAAATGTCCTCAGATGGCTGATAATGGAGAAAGATCACAGCGGTGTTCCCAGCTCCAAAGAG GAGCTTGATAAAGAACTCCCAGTGCTGAAACCGTATTTTGTCGATGACCCTGAACAAGCTGGCGTGAGGGAAGCTGGCTTACGAGTCACGTGGCTGGGACACGCGACGGTCATGGTGGAGATGGATGAGCTGGTTCTTCTCACGGACCCCGTCTTCAGCTCCCGCGCCTCGCCATCGCAGTACGTGGGTCCGAAGCGTTTCCGTCGACCCCCGTGCACTGTGAGCGAACTGCCCCGGGTAGACGCGGTCCTTATCAGCCACAACCACTATGACCACCTGGACCACAACTCTGTCGTCGCTCTGAACGAGCGGTTCGGGAATGAGTTGCGATGGTTTGTGCCCTTGGGTCTCCTCGACTGGATGCAGAAATGTGGCTGTGAGAACGTGATTGAGCTGGACTGGTGGGAGGAGAACTGTGTCCCTGGACGCGACAAGGTCACCTTCGTCCTCACGCCTTCCCAGCACTGGTGTAAGAGGACTCTGATGGATGACAACAAGGTGCTCTGGGGCAGCTGGTCTGTCCTGGGGCCTTGGAATCGATTTTTTTTCGCAGGAGACACTGGTTATTGCTCTGGTTTTGAAGAGATAGGAAGAAGATTTGGGCCTTTTGACCTGGCTGCTATTCCCATTGGAGCTTATGAACCAAG GTGGTTTATGAAATACCAGCACGTAGACCCGGAAGAAGCTGTAAGGATTCACATTGACGTTCAAGCGAAGAAATCTGTGGCCATTCACTGGGGGACGTTTGCCTTGGCGAATGAG CATTACTTAGAGCCCCCACTGAAACTGAGTGAGGCTCTAGAAAGATACGGACTTAAGACTGAagatttttttgtcttgaagCATGGAGAATCAAGATACCTTAACACTgatgaaaactga